A stretch of Zootoca vivipara chromosome 13, rZooViv1.1, whole genome shotgun sequence DNA encodes these proteins:
- the LOC132591122 gene encoding olfactory receptor 11L1-like has product MNFLIIFLVVVDQHLQTPMYFFIMNLSFLETCYISTILPRMLASFLTGDRSISITGCITQYYLFGFLAATECYLLAMMSYDRYLSICKPLHYTSIMNGSFCIRLVITSWMCGLLTNTIVTLLMLKLTFCGPNEIDHFFCDVYPVANLSCNNAYLVKLATFILGVIGTGPPFLLTLASYAFIIFTVLQIKCKAAQWKTFTTCSSHLIVVTLFYGSLFLAYIVPETETLKRLRKTLSLFYTILTPMLNPLIYGLRNREMKEALLKSVRKFSNRVS; this is encoded by the coding sequence ATGAACTTCCTGATTATTTTTCTGGTTGTGGTTGACCAGCATCTTCAAACTCCCATGTATTTCTTCATCATGAACCTGTCCTTCTTGGAGACTTGCTACATTTCAACCATCCTCCCCAGGATGCTGGCCAGTTTCCTTACTGGGGATAGGTCCATATCCATTACGGGATGTATCACACAATACTATCTCTTTGGTTTCTTGGCAGCCACAGAATGCTATCTTCTGGCAATGATGTCCTATGATCGGTATTTGTCAATATGCAAACCTCTGCACTACACATCCATCATGAATGGTAGCTTCTGCATCCGACTGGTGATCACTTCTTGGATGTGTGGCTTGTTGACCAACACTATTGTCACTTTACTTATGCTAAAGCTCACATTCTGTGGGCCCAATGAAATTGATCATTTCTTTTGTGATGTATATCCAGTGGCAAATCTCTCCTGTAACAATGCTTATCTCGTAAAACTTGCAACATTTATTTTAGGAGTGATAGGAACAGGTCCCCCTTTCCTACTAACTTTGGCATCCTATGCCTTTATTATTTTCACTGTCTTACAAATTAAGTGTAAAGCTGCCCAGTGGAAGACCTTCACCACTTGCTCTTCTCATCTAATTGTGGTGACACTCTTCTATGGATCATTATTCCTTGCCTATATAGTACCTGAAACAGAAACACTGAAAAGACTACGCAAAACCCTCTCTCTGTTCTACACCATCCTGACTCCCATGCTAAACCCCCTCATATACGGTTTGAGAAACAGAGAGATGAAGGAAGCTCTGCTTAAATCTGTCAGAAAATTCAGCAATAGAGTTTCATAG